accgtcgggtcttttcagccgaaaacccgccgattcgacatgttgaatcggcgggCAGTCGGCGAAAGGCAGTCGgcaaaagaaatcactctgattggctgttcagctagcgaacaAACTGGACGACATCCACTGGATCTGACCcttgagaagcgaaacggaagtgagggacccaaacaaacgattaagaaggcaaatctgaaaCTTCATTGAACtcctccagctctcgactcaggttcgggaaagccccgtgagcttctcgctgtagagtgaagatggaacgcacacgctatttgctgtctgttcttcttctctcggttatcacgcagtctgtcttccggttgtcgcctcttttgaatgacgaatacacactaccgccgcctgctggtaaggagaggtattgccactcacgcatgcgcagttcgtacgtgcttcttggccgtcggctgaagtctttgcggtgtgttccagtgcgacacatggccgagACGCAGgtcaggagacgtgaggcgacgcaacagtcggggtccgtctgtgtcagttctttggtgtcagattggtgtgtccgccTTTAGGGAGGGAGTTTCAGACAATGCAGAATAAACACTTCCTTAGCGGGTAAAATAACTCCCTGCCAACACCAACATCAAGAGTGTATTGATTTACACTCACATGGTTTTTCAAGCAGGATGTAGCCAATAAGATGTCATATGTCTCAGTATGATCTTGTTTCAGTTGCCGCTGTTTTGGAAATGCCAGGGATTTTGCACGGGTTCTTCAAAATGTCCGGCCTTGACTCGCAGCAGCTCAGCATTAACATTtcgttttcctctctctctccccctgcaGGAAATTGGGAAATCAAAGGTGGGGCAGTTGAAGCTGACTCCTCGGGCAACTGAAGTCCTTCAAGAGGTGCTTACCACGTGACACCCAGGGGTGAGGAGCACCCTGCTGTCCTCCTGTCCTCTTACTGTGATACCCAGTGGCCTGACAGAGGTGCGAGGAAGGAAAGGAAAACCATCTTCCCAACTTTTAACGCTTCTTCCTCCCTGATTCTGTCGTCTCCACTCTGCAGGGAGGAGTTCCGTTTCCTCTCTTTCTTATTTGTTTGCGAGTTCGAAAGGGAACCTGGATTTGCGTCGCATCGCTCCACCAATCGGCGTTCAGCTTTTGGTTTTGTTTGGAAGTCACGTGAGCAGCAGGAAATCAAGCTGAGGACGAGGGGAGGCGTGCAATGAAAGCGATTCAAGATTCTCGCATATACGTCGTTTTTTTGTTGACAAAGAATTGTGTTTACGTGGTGCTCTCCTCGCATGTCGAGTGCAGCCATATTGTTTTCTTTCTATCAGTTGTTACAATCTTCTAATTCCTTTTCCTCTAACTTTTAATTGTTTTCTTTCTGAACATATGAACAGCGTTTGATTCTTTAATCTCGAGACTTTCGAAGAGTATTTATTTCTTGTTGCTACTGCCATGAGAACTCAAAACGGCAACAGACTGAACAAACATCTCGACCTTATCGTCTACTGAACTGGGGAATATCTTAAATGTTGCAAAAAAATTTACTGAGGAATGTACTTGTGTGGACTTGTATTAACCTGTGGATATTGTTTCACAAACTGCTGTTGTGGTTCTAAAGTGGTTCTTAATAGGCTGTCGTCTGACTTGTGTGGCCCGAAGTTTATTTTAATACGAGTCATTTGATCTGGAAATCAGCCTTACGGATCTATTATTATCAAAGTTAGTCGAAACGTTGGTTTTTAAAGAACATTTTCCAGCCCAGTACCAGGTGTTTACGGAAGGAGGAAGCATCAAGGACTCAGTATAATACTTTGCCATACTCCTGATTGTATATGTAACAAAAAAGTACTTGATTTTGCCTCGTCTGTGGTTAAAAGCTATTATTAATATATTATCTATTTTTTTGTATATCTTATTTTCAAAATGGAACAATTTGTGACGCTCTCGTGGCTTTGCTGCTTCCCCCTTTTGACAAACTCCTTGTGCATATAATCAAAAACAATTACCGCTGTTGTGTCCCTGCATGAATACTTAGCCGTCCTTCGCCTCACAGTGTTGGCCTGAAGTTGCCTCAAAATAGTGActttaatatttgttttgcCAGCAGCGTGAATATTTATTTTGACGCTCCACATGAAATGGGTTTTACATAACATTTCTTCAGAGGGAAAAACAAACCTAATTCCCTGCCAATACTTTACTGTAACCACCATCAAGAGTGTATTGATTCACACTCACGTGGTTTTTTCAGCAGGATATAGCAAATAAGATGTCATATATATCAATAACCTAGTATGGTTTCATTTGCCGCGGTTCCTTCCCAGGTTTTACAGGAGGAATGGTCAGACATTTTAGGATTGTTTTCATTATTTGCTGTCTTAACAGAAGATACCTCTCTGTGCTCTCAGTAAAGGCAACCCAGACATGCGTACCTTagcttagcctagcttagcttcGTGTAGTTTAGCTTATTGTAGCTTACCTTAGCTTAGCCTAGCTTAGTGTAGTTTAGCTAACCTTAACTTagcttagcctagcttagcttagtgTACTTTAGCAGAACTATTGGAAACAATTCTACAATACACCTTCCAGTAAATCCCAAAATGTTTAATGTACCTTATTAACTACCAAATAACTGCTGTTAGAAAAATGTGTGTACTAACAAACGTTTAAGAAGCTAGCATATTTAAAATGAGCAGTAAGAGTCAAATATGTTAGCCAGTTGCTTATTCAACAGTTGTTTTATTTTACTATGAATGTAAATACACACATAAAGTAGACTATAGACAAGTGTGTAATTTTTAACTATTTGCATTATCGTTGATAGCAtcaggctagctgtttccagAGTTGACTAATAAGCTAAATGCTACATGGAAGGCGCTAAATGCTACTTGGAAGGCGCTAAATGCTACATGGAAGGAGCTCCATACTGATTGGACAGAGAATACTTTTGAATCATTCTTTTATTTAATACAGCAAAAATGTAAATTACCTCAAATGTATTAACAAACTAGGCTGTAAACTGGTGAAGGATTATTTTCCCATTCACAGAAAGGGTTAGTGCTTGATTTCTCAGTTATTTACGTGTTTTTTAATCAAACTAACCCATGCTAACTCTTGAGCAGGGTTACTGTGAGGCGTTGTAGATATGCAGCTCTGGTGGGACTGTGCTCCATAGTGTGCCGGCTTTACGCTCTACACCTTAGAGGCTTTAGTGGTGTTGTGCCAAGTTTGTACCGAGTTCAGTGGGTTATGAGACATAcaaggtgtgtgtgagagtgcgaACGTTGTTGTATGTCGTACATTTCAAAGTTTACTGTATCTTGCCTTGCACTTTACGAAGAAGCAAACTTAATGGGGAAAAAAGACattagtgtgcgtgtgtgtttaagaTTTTTTGAGTGTTtacaagtgttttttttaaattgatttCATGAGAAAATCTTTAATTTATGATAAATGTATACGGACAAAAGTGTGTTGATACAATGTAATATATCTAACCAAACGTAAAAAGAATGATAAATATATAGTGGTTGTAAAATGACTCCCACAGCAGCTTGAATCTCCCAATGTTATTACATGTGTCATTCCAATGCCATTGAAATGTCTTTCCAATGTCACACCAATTGGTATTGAAACAGAATTGTAAAAATGTCACCAATATTACGGTTATTTTAACTTCAAGCCAAAGTTTTTTTGAATTATCCTGTGAAGTTACAGACTATTAATGAATTGTTTACACAAAAAGAAATGTCATACTCAGCTTTGAGTTGTTTTGCCAACATTTGGGTAAACTTTTTGTGTATAATTTTTAAATTGTAGGAAGTCTAACTTATGCTTTCATGAGCATTTTTCGTGCTGAAAACGAAGCAAAATTGCGTCCACTTCTGGGAACACATACTTGTGTTAACCATTTTTGGGGGgaaataatgtgttgcttacgTCTCATGGTCTTTTAACCAAGGATTTCATAGTTTTTCTTTTAAAAGCAtcattgtttttaattattgttaatttttttcatacagcaaaatgtcaTTTTGGACTGAAACTCTTCCAGGGAGTTAAACAGagctgaaagaaaaaaaaacacagattGCAAACACGCCACCATGTTTGTGCAACAGTATTCCATATAGACGACATTTGTGAACGCACCCCGATCTGAACAGCCTAAATATTGATCTATTGAGACTGTGTGCGCAACGCTGGACTAGATGTTGCACGAACCTTGTACGTTGCGAGGTGTTTTATTGTGTTATCGTGTGCAGTGTGTAACAAAGACAAAGTCAGCGCAACCCTTTGGAGATTAAATTACTTATTGAAGTGTGAAACTGGTGTCCTTTGGCGTTAATGTGTCCATGGTGatgttttaaaggggacctatcgtgcaaaatgcactttttgatgatgggaactcacgcagcgtcagaagataaaaccctctctcttttcctccgtacccaaatctctaaaaacggggaacaacggagctgatccagatttgtgtccgatatgacgtaacatctgaaatgtggacccacggcccaatcagaaacgttgatatcagaaacaatgcccgactattttggacgtaatatggtcggtgtttacattaccatcgctaacactcagagctaacctgtgctggagagcatgtgtgtgaagaagcaggaagtaaaaaggaactcaccttgtggtataaccggcaagagagaaagcctttgagctccagactgtttcagagagaatccttgatctAACTACTTCACCGCAGCATTTTAGACGGTATCTGCCAGGTCCCGCATGAGCcggcataagctccgccccctcttatttattatgtttttcagttaaaaaaaaaaaaaaaggtcattctcaagagagacctgtgtatacccagaatcagcacttttgaaacaggaagtgaaatagagggatatgaggcatggctagaattggtgatctgtttggtattttgagcaaaacacttcatagagatgttttttatatatttgtatatatctgagacctatgctattgcctaaaaatagcatgataggagacctttaactcGTAAAAGGTATGGTCACAAGACAGTTTAACTACGTAAATGATATTCTGCATATTTCAGGTGTTAAGAAGTGCTTGAATTTAATTTATGTTGTTCCCTCTTCCACATGAACCTGCTGTGCTTTAGTTTGAGTTATTCGTCTCGCAGGTGGAGATACAAGTCAAGGTGTTAGTATGCTTCAAAGGTGTCTTATCCCTAAGAGCCTAAAGGTAAAATGTTTTATAGCTTTTCTCTATTTTCGGTACTCAAAGGTTTCTTACCTCATCTTCTTTCACTCCCTTTTATGAATTTAAAACATACGCCGCAAGACTTCTGTTAACCATGAAGTATAGATCAGTctttcaattattattaaagCACTTTATTTGATGAGTAGTGAGGTGTTAAGACTATATTCTCCATCTTTGGTAGAACTAACATTGCTCACCACATACTGTATCTTCTTTTAGTATTTCTTGCCTGCAGTAAAGCTGATGAGTAGGTTGTGTTTGCATATAAACAATAGGCTAATATTAATAAAAGCCATGCGTGGAAATAACATTTAAGCATGACTCATAAGCTCAAGGCTAACTGTTTTGTTTACTGAGACAACCAATTACAGCAGTGGATGCTCAAATGACTCATTAGGCTTTGAATTGAATCATTAATCTTGATTTTTCTCCTTAAAACACAGTGGACGTGAGCTGGATAGCAAGTCTTATTGTTCCATTCCGCTGGTGTTTCGTTTGTTTTAGACAACCACGTAAAAAAAGACATGTTTTTTCTGTGTACTGTAAAATTAGTTTTTCTTTACATGCTATTACCTTTTTTCCAAGACACTATACTATGAGTTTTCAATGTTTAATGGTTTcaggcaacaacaaaaaaacaggaTAGTATGTGGACATTTTCCCCCCAAAAATTACTTGTCGGAAATATGCCAAAGATGACGTAGTATTGTATgtcgaaaatatgcaaaaaaacgATTTAGTATACTGTCGAAAATATGCCAAAAAACAATTTAGTATACTGTCGGAAATATGCAAAAACACGATTTAGTATACTgtcgaaaatatgcaaaaaaaggATTTAGTATACTgtcgaaaatatgcaaaaaaaacGATTTAGTATACTgtcgaaaatatgcaaaaaaacgATTTAGTATACTgtcgaaaatatgcaaaaaaacgATGTAGTATACTgtcgaaaatatgcaaaaaaactATTTAGTATACTgtcgaaaatatgcaaaaaacgATTTAGTATACTgtcgaaaatatgcaaaaaaacaaTTTAGTATACTgtcgaaaatatgcaaaaaaacgATTTAGTATACTGTcgaaaatatacaaaaaaacgATTTAGTATACTgtcgaaaatatgcaaaaacaCGATTTAGTATACTgtcgaaaatatgcaaaaaaaggATTTAGTATACTgtcgaaaatatgcaaaaaaaggATTTAGTATACTgtcgaaaatatgcaaaaaaaacGATTTAGTATACTgtcgaaaatatgcaaaaaaaggATTTAGTATACTgtcgaaaatatgcaaaaaaaacGATTTAGTATACTgtcgaaaatatgcaaaaaaacgATTTAGTATACTgtcgaaaatatgcaaaaaaaacGATGTAGTATACTgtcgaaaatatgcaaaaaaactATTTAGTATACTgtcgaaaatatgcaaaaaaactATTTAGTATACTgtcgaaaatatgcaaaaaacgATTTAGTATACTgtcgaaaatatgcaaaaaaacaaTTTAGTATACTgtcgaaaatatgcaaaaaaacgATTTAGTATACTgtcgaaaatatgcaaaaaaacgATTTAGTATACTgtcgaaaatatgcaaaaacaCGATTTAGTATACTgtcgaaaatatgcaaaaaaaggATTTAGTATACTgtcgaaaatatgcaaaaaaaggATTTAGTATACTGTCGAAAATATGCCAAAAAAACGACAAAGTATAGTATGTCgaaaattgaaaataattacagtcgaaaaaagaaaaaaaagcagGTCGAAAATATCCCAAAGAAAACGACAGAACAAAAATCATCCTAAAGATCTACAACAGAAAGACTGACACAGTTTGTAAAGAGAAAGATACAAGTCTTTACTTTATAAGTTGTTTCCAGGTTAGAACCTTCCATTTGTTATTTATGtcgtatataaaatataaaggaTCCAGTGTGTTTGTCAACCAAAGACGTAACTCAATTGTTTGTGGAAGACGCTCAGCCTTTACATCTGCCCTCCCGAGTGAGACAGCAGGTGTTGTACGTGTTAGTCTCATGATATCAGAAATGAACAATCCATTTGCTTTATAACAAAAATGTGTTTCAATATAAGTGTTTCAATTATCAACATCATGTTCATCAATGCTTTGTTTTCGGCAGAGTTACTCCAGTTCTGGCATGTCTTCGTatccttccccctcctcctgcctcctctgctcctccagcttcttcttctcctcctccgccctcttcctctcctcgctcaccttcttcatctcctcctccacctccttccTCTTTAAGTTTTGGATCTCTTCATCCTCGTtcttcttcatctcctccttgtCCTTCTCCTCCTTGTCCTTCTCCTCCTTGTCCTTGTCCTCCTTGTCCTTGTCCTCCGGTCTTTGGTTCTGTTTCGTGTCGTAGGCCCACTCTTCGTCCGAGTCGCTGATGTCGTCGTCATCGATATCGTAGATGTCCTCCTGGTTCTCCGTGGTTTCGGTGAAGGAGTCGTCAATGGGCTCTGGGTCTGGTTTGTAGTTTGGGTCTTCTAGTTTTCCCCAGGTCACTTTGTCGGCCTTACGGAGGGTCACCTCCACTTTGGAGGGGACCATGTTGACTGAACTCTTCTTCACATTCACCACCTGGCAGGAAGAAAAGAGGGCGAGAGTTTAATGGAGGATACTGAGTAAACTTCAAGTAATCTTGAAAATgggcttttagctgcaccgcgcccaggctctggaactctctgccTCCACACATCAAACATTCGGATTCCATCACGACATTCAAGTCCCACCTGTTTGAACTGGCCTACTCACTCTAAAACACATGCAACCTGCCATCACAGACCCCCTCTCACTCCGTCACTCCACTCTCCACACTCTTGTCTTGCCTGTTTTATGCTTGTACGCTGCAGTACTGCCTTGTCGGTTCGATTcaattgtgttccgtttttgttttagctgttttaacttttaaatgcactgtaaggcgaccttgggtgtcctgaaaggcgcctcgaaataaaatgtattattattactctCATTGTATAAAGGTTAAACAATGTCATAGTAAAATAAGTAATACATTCAGAAAAACACAATATAGTATGTCGAAAAGGTCAGAAAACCACAGCGTCAAAAATATCGAAAAAACAGTGTGTCGCAGTTTTTCCGAAATAAATGACAtatgtcgaaaagaaaaaaaatacgaCACAGTATAAACAGTCGGAAATAGGCAAAAAACGACACGGTACGTATGTATGTCGGAAATATCGGGAAAAATTACCTTTTTTGAGAAAAACGACATAGTATAAAAGCGTGTCATTGTAAAAAGTCTTGGTAAAGAAATATACAAAGTCATAGTATTTCACCAATAAGTAAATCATCTTGAAAACATATATGTGTATTAGCTCAGGCAGATGTTTGCAGACAGTCATCAGATACTCACGCCCCAGAAGCGAAAGTCTTTCTTGAAGATCTTAATGTTCTCAAACTGGATTTGACATGAGAGCTAAAGAGGGGAAAAAGAGCGGGAAAAAGAGCGGGAAAAGAGCGGGGAAAATCGAATAAGCAAAAACAACAAAGTGCATTTTCGGCATTTAAAGATGAATGTACGGTTTATTACTTAAGGGTTAAAGATTAAGTCAGCTCATATAATCTTTCCTTCTAAGATGGTACAACAGAAATAGCCAAGAGTACTACAAATGTGTACTTTAGTATTTGAGTCAATGTGTGAAAACTCACCACCGTCCGGTTTGCTTCTATGCTGCTGAACTTTGGGTTTGCGTTTTTTGCGTAAATCGTAACGATGACATTGTCTCCGGTCTGGTGCCAGTCGTACCGACACGCCACTTTCTTCTTGTCCTGCAAACACACACGATACGaattaaaatagattattgttgCTTTGAAAAGAACTGGAGCATCAGAGAAATCAGTAATCAATGCCGCACCAATGTGTTAAAAACCATCTTTACAAAAAGACACTGTGTTCAATTTTCAATGAGCGCTATTGCAACCTGGCATTCTGGGACATTGTGCTTCAAAGGTGAGACTTATAGCCGTTTTTTAAACAATATTAAGTCACTTTTCACTTCTTTAAATGTGCTTGAGCCCACTAACATCAACATTTCATCATTATAATTCAACCTCACCTCAAAGGACAACTTCTAAAATACCATAAAGTTGAAtcagaaacaaaacagaaagtAAATATGTAAAGCCTTCAGAAAGCTATAACGCTGTTTCTTTAAACTGCTTTGTTTTAGCTTTGAATCGTAATGAAAGTTTTGTTCTCCTGTTCAAGCTTGTTTTTGTCAGACCAAATAGAAACCTCCAGAAGGAAAAGGCCAAGCTGTGCTCACCAATCTTCACAGGAAAAAGGGTGATTTTAAAGCTGTTTTGTTGGCTTTGTCCTTTTCAGCTAAATGTCCTTATTACCGTGAACCATGTCCCTATGTCCCCCGGGGTGTACCTGCTTGGGGACCCAGCAATGGACCCCTGTGGAGCAGCCCTTCTGGTCCAGGAAAGCATTGAAATCTAGTGTCCTTATGCAGCAGCAGTTCCAATACTTATacctaaacaacaacaacaacaacaacaacaacataaacaacaacaacacatcgtCACAGTGTGTAACAGCTACAGGATTCAAAAGGAACGCTGACTGACAGTTATGTGATGATTCAAATCGACAAGAAGCAGTTTGACCTGAGAAAATGGAGAGATAAGTGCATTAATGAAATACTATGTAATTCAAAAATCAGTTGGAGcttgttttacttctaaagTCTCCTAATGATGTcccagatttgtttttaaagaggccctattatgctttttggggggttttcacttccctgtagtgtgttgtatagtttttagtgcatgtaaatggtctgcagaggctaaaatcCCCAAGTTGCTAGTTCTTAACATAATATCATCACTTtgtaacactcgcgcttctattagctagcgctccaacacattgtacgtgataggctaaggggcgggacatctctgagtggttgaccaatgaaaacagagccggccagctaaccaatcagaggactgtttaaagtagagacactacatactgatatacacctgaacatcagcaggagaggactctttaaagtagagacactacatactgatatacacctgaacatcagcaggagaggactctttaaagtagagacactacatactgatatacacctgaacatcagcaggagaggactctttaaagtagagacactacatactgatatacacctgaacatcagcaggagaggactctttaaagtagagacactacatactgatatacacctgaacatcagcaggagaggactctttaaagtagagtcactacatactgatatacacctgaacatcagcaggagaggactctttaaagtagagacactacatactgatatacacctgaacatcagcaggagaggactctttaaagtagagacactacatactgatatacacctgaacatcagcaggagaggactctttaaagtagagtcactttcatactgatatacacctgaacatcagcaggagaggactctttaaagtagagacactacatactgatatacacctgaacatcagcaggagaggactctttaaagtagagacactacatactgatatacacctgaacatcagcaggagaggactctttaaagtagaggcactacatactgatatacacctgaacatcagcaggagaggactctttaaagtagagacactacatactgatatacacctgaacatcagcaggagaggactatttaaagtagagacactacatactgatatacacctgaacatcagcaggagaggactctttaaagtagagacactacatactgatatacacctgaacatcagcaggagaggactctttaaagtagagacactacatactgatatacacctgaacatcagcaggagaggactctttaaagtagagacactacatactgatatacacctgaacatcagcaggagaggactctttaaagtagagacactacatactgatatacacctgaacatcagcaggagaggactctttaaagtagaggcactacatactgatatacacctgaacatcagcaggagaggactctttaaagtagagacactacatactgatatacacctgaacatcagcaggagaggactctttaaagtagagacactacatactgatgtacacctgaacatcagcaggagaggactctttaaagtagagacactacatactgatgtatacctgaaaatcagcaggagaggactctttaaagtagagacactacatactgatatacacctgaacatcagcaggagaggactctttaaagtagagacactacatactgatatacacctgaacatcagcaggagaggactatttaaagtagagacactacatactgatatacacctgaacatcagcaggagaggactctttaaagtagagacactacatactgatatacacctgaacatcagcaggagaggactatttaaagtagagacactacatactgatatacacctgaacatcagcaggagaggactctttaaagtagagacactacatactgatatacacctgaacatcagcaggagaggactctttaaagtag
This genomic stretch from Pseudochaenichthys georgianus chromosome 18, fPseGeo1.2, whole genome shotgun sequence harbors:
- the LOC117463396 gene encoding cysteine and histidine-rich domain-containing protein 1, coding for MALLCYNKGCGLKYDGAKNKEDSCVFHSGVPIFHDALKGWSCCKKRTTDFSEFLAIKGCTRGRHSNVKPQEPLLPEVSSEKGDMKHSSCQEIIYQGPKSKEKLEKERPSSDEARMKLPHKVSASLAQALEKLDLSAKAEYQKKESQTVMPGTRCKNAGCKTVFQCPETNKDVCTHHPGVPVFHEGYKYWNCCCIRTLDFNAFLDQKGCSTGVHCWVPKQDKKKVACRYDWHQTGDNVIVTIYAKNANPKFSSIEANRTVLSCQIQFENIKIFKKDFRFWGVVNVKKSSVNMVPSKVEVTLRKADKVTWGKLEDPNYKPDPEPIDDSFTETTENQEDIYDIDDDDISDSDEEWAYDTKQNQRPEDKDKEDKDKEEKDKEEKDKEEMKKNEDEEIQNLKRKEVEEEMKKVSEERKRAEEEKKKLEEQRRQEEGEGYEDMPELE